The segment CGAGGTCGCGCAGGTAAACCCCTTTCCTGTCACGCCCCACCAGGACGTAGATGGCGCCGGTTGCCGTGTCTCGGTAAAGCTGGGGTCCTGGCATCGCCGCGCCCTGTCTCGTTGAGGAACCGTCAGTATCGGGCTTGGTGCCACCAGTTGCGACCCGCGCGGAATCCAGCCGCTCTTTCGTATGCGCTCCATTAACCCCACCCTCCCACGCCTGGCGTCACGCTGATATCGTGTGGGCCATGGATAGGTCGGTCGTGTGGACCGGGCAACCGGGGTAGTAGGCAACAGTTCTTTAACAGCCAGGATGCGGGATGGTCTGGCCCCGGCGCCCGGGGTGGGGCGCCGGGGCGGGGTGATGGGGTCAGCGCCGGGGCGTGAAGCGGGGCAACGTCGGGTCGGAGGTAAGATTCATGGGCAGCAGCGCCTCGAAGTCTTCGACGGTGCAAGCCTTGGGGAGATCAGTGAAGATCCGGCGCAGGTAATGATAGGGCTCGAGGCCGCAGGCCTTGGCGGTCTCGATGAGGCCATAGAGGTTGGCGGAGGCCTTCGCGCCCGCCACGGTGTCATGGAAGACCCAATTCTTTCGACCAACGCAGAAGGGTCGCAAGGCATTCTCGGTCGCGTTATTCCGCGTCACGGATTATTCCGCCTCGCCCGCATGGAGAGAGATTTTGGGCTTGTTGTCAGGCATTAGCAGACCAGCCCCCTGTTCGTGACGCGGCATAATCCACGTGGTCTCCTGAGTTCGGCAATGGTGCCAAACCAGGAGAAGCCACATGGAGACAGATGGTTCGCAAAGAGGTGAGCGCCCCGGACCCCTTGAGGCATACGTCGACGCGTTTCTGGACGACCAACGGATCGCCGGGTACTCCCCGAACACCCTGGCCGAGCGCAGGGCGGTGACCATCGCCTTCGCGCGGTGGGCCAAGCGGCACGCCATCGCCGAGGGGTCCCTCGGGGAGGAGCACGTCCAGTCCTTCATCAGGCGCCGGCCGCCGCAATGTTCGGCCACCGAGAGCGAGCGGGCCACGGTACGACGTTTTCTGGCCTATCTGCGCGCGTGCGGCGTCATGCCGTCTGCACCCTCCCAGCCGGACACGCCTGCCGAGGCACTGGTGGCGCGCTACATCACTTTCCTCCGCAAGGATCGGGGACTCGCCGAGCGTTCGATCCTGGTCTATGCGCCCTGCGCCCGGGCGTTTCTGGCCACCCGGCAGGCGCAGGCGGGGCGGCTTGCGCTCGATCAGTTGGATGCCAAGACGATTCACGCCTTCCTGCTCGGCCGGATCAGGAATCACGCCTCGGAGTCGTCGCGGTTGGTGACCGTGGCGCTGCGCTCGCTGCTGCGCTTCCTCTTCCTGCGCGGCGAAACCCCGAGGGACCTCTCGGCGGCGGTCCCGACGATGCGTACGTACCGTGAGGCGGGCGTGCCGGCGCTGTTGACGCCCGAGGAGGTCGAGGAGGCGCTGGCGAGTCCGGATCGATCGACCTCCAAGGGCCGGCGCGACTACGCCATCCTTCTGCTGCTCGCGCGCCTCGGGCTGCGCGCCTCCGAGGTGGTCTTGCTTACGCTCGAGGATGTTCATTGGCGCACCGGCGAGCTGGTTGTGCGCGGGAAGGGGTCCCGGATGGAGTCCCTGCCGCTTCCCGCCGATGTGGGTCGGGCGCTGGCTGAGTATCTGCGCCGCGACCGGGGCACCACCACCTCCCGCCGCGTGTTCCTGCGTGCGATCCCGCCGCGCATCGCACTCACGGGCCCGTGTGCCATTGACCACATCGTGCGGCTGGCCCTCGCCCGTGCCGGCATCCCGCCGCAGCCACAGCACGTCGCGCACCTGTTTCGGCACAGTCTGGCGACCCGGATGATCCGCCAGGGCGCCTCCCTCGCGGAGATCGCCGAAGTGCTGCGGCACCATACGCAAGCGAGCACCCGGATCTACGCGAAGGTCTCGCTGGAGGCGTTGCGGGGCGTGGCGCTCCCGTGGCCGCTGACCGGAGGTGCGCCATGAGCGCGCTTGGGGAGGCCCTGACCCAATACATCACGGTGCGCCGCGCCCTCGGGACGCGGCTGGCGGAGCCGGCTAACACACTCCGGCAGTTCGTCACATTTCTCGAACAGGAGGGCTCCGCGCACATCACCACGGCGTTGGCGCTGCGCTGGGCGACCGCCCGTCCCGGCGTGCAGAAGGCTACCTGGGGCCGGAGGCTCTCGATGGTGCGGAAGTTCGCGGCCTGGTGGAGTGCCTTCGATCCGCAGACCGAAGTGCCCCCTCGGCATCTGGTGTCCTCACGGCACCGCCGCCCCCGCCCCCATATCTACACGGAGGCGCAGACGCAAGCCCTGATGGCCGCGGCGGCGCAATGCCGATCACCCACCGGCCTGCGTGCACTGACGTATACGACGCTCATCGGGCTACTCGCCGCCACCGGTCTGCGTCCGGGCGAGGCGCTCGCGCTGGATCGCAGTGACGTGGATCTCCAGAACGGGATCCTCTTCATCCGCGAGACCAAGTTCGGCAAGTATGCCTCGTGCCCATCGCCGCCACTACGCGCCTCGCGCTCGCGCACTATGCCGCGCGACGCGACGCGTTGTGTCCGCATCCGCAGACCCCGGCGTTCCTGCTCTCCGAGCGGGGGCGGCGCCTCGCCGGCTCCAGCGTCCGGCGGATGTTCGTCAGACTCTCCCGCGCCGTCGGCCTGCGCCCTGCAAACGGTTCGCCCCGCGCTGGCCGCGGGCCGCGGCTGCAGGACTTTCGCCACTCGTTCGTCACCGGCCGGCTGGTGGCATGGTACCGCGCCGGGGCGGATGTCACGCGCGAGCTGCCGAAGCTTGCGACGTATGTCGGCCACACCGAAGTTGGCCTCACCTACTGGTACATCGAGGCCGTGCCGGAACTGCTGATGTTGGCCACCGAACGCCAAAGCGGGCGTGCGGATACGGGAGGTGCACGATGAGCCCGACGACATTCCCGGCCTTGCTGCAGCAATTCTTCACCGAGCGGTTGCTTGGGAGCCAGGGTGCGAGTCCGCACACCGTGGGAGGCTACCGCGACACCTTCCGCCTGCTGTTGCGCTTTGCCGCGGCACACCTGCACTGCACCCCGTCGGCGCTGCGCCTCGAGCAGCTCGATGCCCCGCTCCTGGAGGCGTTCCTCGAGTATCTGGAGCGTGAGCGGGGCAATGGGGCGCGCACCCGCAATCAGCGGCTCGCGGCCCTTCACGGCTTCTTTCGCTACGTGGCGCTGGCCGAACCGGCGCGCAGTTTGCAGTGTCAGCGCATCCTCGCGATTCCGCCCAAGCGCTTCGAGCGCGGGCCGGTGGCGTTTCTCACCCCGGAGGAGGCGCAGGCGCTCATCGCCGCCCCGGATGCCGGGACCTGGATCGGCCGGCGGGATCGCACCCTCTTGGCACTGGCCCTCCAGACCGGCCTGCGCAGCAGTGAGATCCGGCAGCTTTGCTGCCGGGACGTCGCGATCGGCACAGGACCCCATGTACGCTGTCTCGGCAAAGGACGCAAGACGCGCTGCACCCCGTTGCGCCCCGAAGTGGCGGCCCTCCTCAAGGCATGGCTATGCGAACGCCGAGGGGATCCTGCGGATCCGGTCTTTCCGAGCGCCCGGGGTGGCGGCGCCTTGAGCGCAGATGCCCTGGCAGGCATCGTGGCGCGGCACACGGCGACCGCCGGCCGAGCCTGCCCCTCGTTAAAGACCAAGCGCGTCACCCCGCACACGCTGCGACACGCCGCGGCCATGGCCCTGCTGCAAAGCGGCGTCGATATCACGGTCATCGCCCTGTGGCTCGGACACGAATCGACGCAGTCCACGGAGATTTATCTGCATGCCGACATGCGCCTGAAGGAGCAGGCGCTGGCGCATGCGACCTCCGCGGGCATTGCGCCCCGCCGCTTCCACGCCCCCGATCGGCTGCTTACGTTCCTCGAGGGCCTGTAATTATGCCGCGACCGGGCGTGCCATTGATCCGCGATCCGCCGCGAAATCGCAGCGCTGCACCGTGACGCGGAATAATCCGTGACGCGGAATAACGCGACTAATGCCGTTAACGGCATTATCAGCATTGTTATCGATCGGGATACGCCCATCGGTGAGATACACGACGAGCTTGTCCCATTCGTTCGCAAGATACGCCAAAGCCCGGCCCAAGGCGCTTTGCGGCGGGACGCCGGGGCGGTGGATAGCAAGCCAGGTCTGGAGCGTGTCCCACAGGGGCTTGGCATGCTGGGCGCGGTACTGCTGCCGGTCTTCGGGGCTTAGGGGGCGCGCCGCCTTCTCCACGGCATAGAGCTTCTGGATCTGGGCGAGCGCCTCCTCGGCCAGGCTGAAGTGGTCCCCCGTTGACGGACCTCTAATGGATGGATTAAACCAACCACTTGGAGGTCACTATGGAACGTCAGGTTCGTGCTCAATATACCGCCGATTACAAGGCGCAGGCAGTGTCATTGGCAGAGAGCCTCGGAGCGGCAAAGGCTGCCCGCAAGCTCGGTATTTCGGTCAAGACGCTGGCTAATTGGATCCGCATTTCGCGTGATGGAGCAGGGTTCGCCAAGGACGGGAAGCGCCGTCCTGTGAGCGATGTGGAAGCTGAGAATGCACGGCTTCGAGCCGAGAATGCTCAGCTGCGCATGGAGCGCGATTTCATAAAAAAAGCCGCAGCGTACTTTGCGAAGGAGTCCA is part of the Acidiferrobacter thiooxydans genome and harbors:
- a CDS encoding tyrosine-type recombinase/integrase, whose amino-acid sequence is METDGSQRGERPGPLEAYVDAFLDDQRIAGYSPNTLAERRAVTIAFARWAKRHAIAEGSLGEEHVQSFIRRRPPQCSATESERATVRRFLAYLRACGVMPSAPSQPDTPAEALVARYITFLRKDRGLAERSILVYAPCARAFLATRQAQAGRLALDQLDAKTIHAFLLGRIRNHASESSRLVTVALRSLLRFLFLRGETPRDLSAAVPTMRTYREAGVPALLTPEEVEEALASPDRSTSKGRRDYAILLLLARLGLRASEVVLLTLEDVHWRTGELVVRGKGSRMESLPLPADVGRALAEYLRRDRGTTTSRRVFLRAIPPRIALTGPCAIDHIVRLALARAGIPPQPQHVAHLFRHSLATRMIRQGASLAEIAEVLRHHTQASTRIYAKVSLEALRGVALPWPLTGGAP
- a CDS encoding tyrosine-type recombinase/integrase yields the protein MSPTTFPALLQQFFTERLLGSQGASPHTVGGYRDTFRLLLRFAAAHLHCTPSALRLEQLDAPLLEAFLEYLERERGNGARTRNQRLAALHGFFRYVALAEPARSLQCQRILAIPPKRFERGPVAFLTPEEAQALIAAPDAGTWIGRRDRTLLALALQTGLRSSEIRQLCCRDVAIGTGPHVRCLGKGRKTRCTPLRPEVAALLKAWLCERRGDPADPVFPSARGGGALSADALAGIVARHTATAGRACPSLKTKRVTPHTLRHAAAMALLQSGVDITVIALWLGHESTQSTEIYLHADMRLKEQALAHATSAGIAPRRFHAPDRLLTFLEGL
- a CDS encoding IS66 family transposase, whose amino-acid sequence is MRGPSTGDHFSLAEEALAQIQKLYAVEKAARPLSPEDRQQYRAQHAKPLWDTLQTWLAIHRPGVPPQSALGRALAYLANEWDKLVVYLTDGRIPIDNNADNAVNGISRVIPRHGLFRVTVQRCDFAADRGSMARPVAA
- a CDS encoding transposase, whose product is MERQVRAQYTADYKAQAVSLAESLGAAKAARKLGISVKTLANWIRISRDGAGFAKDGKRRPVSDVEAENARLRAENAQLRMERDFIKKAAAYFAKESK